The Zymobacter palmae DNA window CTCTGCTGCTGCATGTCCGTCCTGCGGCGCTCCCAGCGCCCGCGCAGAAGACACGTCCAGCAACAACCCGTTCTTCTGGTATAAGACCGTATTCTCCAAATACGCCGTATTCAGCGGTCGTGCACGTCGCAAGGAATACTGGATGTTCGTTCTGGCCAATGCCATCGCCAGCTTCGGTGTCGGCATCGTCGACGCGCTGATCAACGGCCACACCATCCTCAGCAACCTGTACAGCTTGGCCGTGCTGATCCCCAGCATTGCAGCAGCCGTCCGCCGCATGCACGATAGCGATCGCAGCGGCTGGTGGATCCTTCTGCCGATCGTCAACCTCGTGTTCGCTTGCATGGAAGGTACGCGTGGCGCCAACCGCTTCGGCAATGACCCCAAACAGCCGCTGAAATAATCGTCTGTCGCGACCGGTCATAGCATGCAGGGCGGCCTCGGAAACGGGCCGCCCTGCTTTGCATTTCTTCCTTAATGGTCCCTCATCTACCTTCTATTCCCATCTGACCATGACCCACTGTCCACACTGCTCATCACGCTTTCAACTACTGCTTCGGCACTGCCCTATCTGCCGTCCCACACATGCCGGCATTGTGGCACTCCCGATCAATCTCCTTCGCTGGTACGCACAGGCTTTAGCCAAATATGCTGTGTTCACTGGCCGTGCAGGGTACCGAGAGTTTTGGTCATTCGTCATCGTCACCCTAGCAACGCTATACGCATTGGACGACTGGGGATCATCAGCATCGCCGTGGCGCCACGCCTACAGTGCCTATGTGTGCTTTCTGCTAATGCCATCGCTCAGCATCACCGTACGGCGCGCTCACGATATCAATCTGCGCGCGTGGTGGCTGCTGCTATGGATCGTAGTCCCCATATTGTTATTTATCGGGTCGTGCTATCTAGAAAATTTCATGTTTCCGGTGCCCTACGACGAAGATCCCGAAATGATCGATGAACCATTCTGCGTGCTCCCCCTTCTCGTCATCTTCGTCGTCTGGCCACTGCTGTTCATCCTGCTCATCGGGTTTCTCTGCTTTCCCGGCACAAAAGGCACCAACCAATTCGGCCCCGCCCCTCGTGAAGCGGGAGCATCTCCCAAAGACGACAACGCCAGCATGCCCTGATCCCAGAAACCGAAGTTCTAAGGAAAGGCGTGCTGGCGATTCGCATGGCGGCCTGCTGTAGCGGCAGCGATTTACTTACTGCGGTTCACATCATCAGCATCGTGAGGAGTGTCGATGCGTTTGCTTTCGGTCGTGGCAGGCTTGTCATCGTCGTCGTTGACGGCTTTCTTGAAGCCTTTAACAGCATTACCAAGGTCACTGCCCAGATTGCGCAGTTTGCCAGTACCGAAGACCAGCAGGATGACCAGCAGCAGAATCAGCCAATGGCCCGGACTACTCAATCCCATCATGTTCGTCATCTCCAGAAGTGGTGATCCCCACCAGCATGGCAGGCATCGAAGTACTTGTCATGGCCTCTGCAAGGATGAGGCCACTCTGCTCAGACGCGCCGTGTTTCGGTACGTCAGTGTGCTTGAATCATTTTGTTCACGTCTGCGGTGATCGCGGGCAGCGCCAGCGACCAATTCAATTCCGTCTGTGCAGAGCGTCCGTTCAGCAAAACGGCAAAAGCCCCCCAGCGTCCCTGTGCCGTGCGGAAATAGCCGCTGATCGCGCGAACGGGTACGGGAGAATCCAAAGTCCCTGTCTTGATGACCGCATGCGACGCAAAGGGTTCGCTTGCTTGCTGAATGAAATAGGTCGTTCCCGTTTTAGGTGTGTTCATGCTACCGACCAATGCGGGGAACAGCGCAGGTTTCTGATAGAACGCACGCAGCAAGGCGACTAACCCATGAGCACTGGTGCGGTTCTCCGGCGTCAGACCACTACCACTGCGCAGCACGAGAGGTCCGTGATCCGGCACCGTAGCGACCAATTGCTGAATGACATTGCAGCCTTTTTCCAGTGAGGCAGGAAAGCTCGGCGATAACGCCATCGTCATTGAATCTGCCATGAAATTGTTGGAATAGGCCAGCATATCCATCAGTTCGGCCTGCAACGGCATGCTCTCGACGTGCGCGATCGGCTGCGCAGAAAGCGGCGGCATGGCCTGCGTGACGCGGCCCCCCTGCGCGACCCTAATGCCGGACTGCCCCAGCAACTGCTGCAGTGTCACGAGGCTCTGCCCGGCGGGGCTGCTACTGGCGCGGTAGATACGCTGCGCACTGGTGCCCTGTGCCAACTGC harbors:
- a CDS encoding DUF805 domain-containing protein, whose product is MTVNTNMIHCSQCGTQMHVSAAACPSCGAPSARAEDTSSNNPFFWYKTVFSKYAVFSGRARRKEYWMFVLANAIASFGVGIVDALINGHTILSNLYSLAVLIPSIAAAVRRMHDSDRSGWWILLPIVNLVFACMEGTRGANRFGNDPKQPLK
- a CDS encoding DUF805 domain-containing protein, which codes for MALPINLLRWYAQALAKYAVFTGRAGYREFWSFVIVTLATLYALDDWGSSASPWRHAYSAYVCFLLMPSLSITVRRAHDINLRAWWLLLWIVVPILLFIGSCYLENFMFPVPYDEDPEMIDEPFCVLPLLVIFVVWPLLFILLIGFLCFPGTKGTNQFGPAPREAGASPKDDNASMP
- the tatA gene encoding twin-arginine translocase TatA/TatE family subunit, with the translated sequence MMGLSSPGHWLILLLVILLVFGTGKLRNLGSDLGNAVKGFKKAVNDDDDKPATTESKRIDTPHDADDVNRSK